The segment GGCTGGGGCCTGCTGATGCTCACCCAGGGCCTGACGCTGTTTATCATGCTGGCCGGCGCGGCCCTGGCCTTGGTCAAGCTCACGGGCCGCTCGGCGCGCGAGTATTTTGCCCCCCGCCGGCCCGTACCCATCATCTGGGTGGTGGCCGCCATGGGCCTGATTATTCTCAGCCTGCCCTTTATGGCCTCCCTCATTGAGTGGAATGCCAACGTGCACGTGCCCGGCTTTTTGCAGCGCTTCACCTGGCTTACCGACTTCGGCACCTGGGCCCGGGCCAAGGAAGAGGAGCTCAAAGATCTGACCGCCTACCTCACCCGCTTCAACTCGCCCCAGCGCCTGCTCGTGGGCTTGGTCGTCATTGCCGTAGTGCCCGCCATCAGCGAGGAGCTGTTTTTCCGGGGGGTATTGCAGCGCAATCTGGTGGAATGGTTTAAGTCGCGGCACGTGGGGGTGTTTCTGGCCGCTGCCATTTTCAGCGCCATTCACATGCAGTTCCTGGGCTTCGTGCCGCGCTTCGTGCTGGGTCTGATTCTGGGCTATTTGTACGAGTGGAGCGGCAATATCCTGGTGCCCATGGCGGCCCACTTCACCCAGAACGCCTTCCAGCTCGTGCTGCTCTACCTGCAGCAGCGGGAGTGGACCG is part of the Hymenobacter chitinivorans DSM 11115 genome and harbors:
- a CDS encoding CPBP family intramembrane glutamic endopeptidase; translated protein: MKGFVSSRLHPFANLLLLVGLALATLCIAGFVTVVCSYLFFGVGLLEVGNVTQHPQSHPQGWGLLMLTQGLTLFIMLAGAALALVKLTGRSAREYFAPRRPVPIIWVVAAMGLIILSLPFMASLIEWNANVHVPGFLQRFTWLTDFGTWARAKEEELKDLTAYLTRFNSPQRLLVGLVVIAVVPAISEELFFRGVLQRNLVEWFKSRHVGVFLAAAIFSAIHMQFLGFVPRFVLGLILGYLYEWSGNILVPMAAHFTQNAFQLVLLYLQQREWTAPDFNPDSTETMPWYLVLLSVLFTGAVLYFLHQRSQQPDEPTEMHTLSAAGVAVVAAETAPAETRTLGSKGVEADGK